The sequence TCTCGGGACTGAGAATGAAGACAGGGTTTCCGAAGGCATATGTTCTCTTCTTTTCAGTAGGATGTGTTTCACCAACCCTCCATGTACGATCGTTCAGCTCCTCTCCAGCTACACCATCAACGCCCGGGAATCTCAGCTAGCCATTCACTTGGGGTCACATTTGTGGAAGTCGTGGTAGCATATCCATTTTTTCCCACGCCTTCCAGGAATGTGATTctatgatgaaattttgcaagcttGTAGAACATTTGTCATTGTTTGTCATaaaattgtttcatattttttgattttttaaaatatttttcagTTTTAATGTTCATCAAAGTTCATTTGAGCACGGGCTGAGAAACTCCGTGTCCGGTCAAAGGTTCTTTTTTTAGACAGAGAAAATACTCTGGTTTTGAACATACTCTGGAATTAATATCAAAGTTTTTAATGGTAGCCAAACACCTCAAAGTAAATTAAGCTGCAGTAGTATTTTTTTaaaatactttgctatcaaacagaGCCTAAATCTAGGNNNNNNNNNNNNNNNNNNNNNNNNNNNNNNNNNNNNNNNNNNNNNNNNNNNNNNNNNNNNNNNNNNNNNNNNNNNNNNNNNNNNNNNNNNNNNNNNNNNNNNNNNNNNNNNNNNNNNNNNNNNNNNNNNNNNNNNNNNNNNNNNNNNNNNNNNNNNNNNNNNNNNNNNNNNNNNNNNNNNNNNNNNNNNNNNNNNNNNNNNNNNNNNNNNNNNNNNNNNNNNNNNNNNNNNNNNNNNNNNNNNNNNNNNNNNNNNNNNNNNNNNNNNNNNNNNAAGATGTGTGACTCACTCTTGAAGTGGTCCTAGTAATGACTTCAGCTATATAATCAAGTTCCGTGGACTATTCTCATCTTGTTTCATGGTCCTAGTTATATAATGAGTCTTGAGCTGTATCATCAAGTGTTCAAGGTTAGTGGTCCTACCGCTATCTTGAGTTGTGTCGAGAGAAAAAAACAGCACATTGCTGATTAACTTGATTGTGGATAAGATAATTAGGTGACCACACCTCCATCGTGGATGGCGCGCAGAATTAATTCTAGGATAGCAACGTGCAGCTACCTCTTTGTCTTAGCTACAAAAGATACACAAAAGGTAGATCAAAGCAGATAAAAAGAGATGAATATGCGGTTAAACGACATGATATATTGTGATCCGTCTAGACTAGGAGCATGTTAATAAAAACCTCTCTAGACTAAGCGTAATAGTAAGTGCATATGCGGCTAAACGACATGATATACCAGAGATGAAGATGGAAGGTGACACAACGAAAGTGCTAAATTTGCACGAGCATGATTATTTATGGATTTGATCTACGGAATGGGATGCCCTCTTAGGGCTTGGGACTCCCATAGATGCATTACTCATGGCAAAGAGGATGTAAAGACGGACCATATTAAAAATTTCCATAGATACATTACTCAAGGCAATAATAAGGTAACTTCCAGGAAATTGCACTTCATTTTATTTATACATTTATTCGCTGAATGGCACGCACCAGCCATGCACGCACGCGCATGTGACATTATATATAGGTATATATATGGGCACACACAGAAATGATCGATTTccgatgaacattttcttaatccaggatgaatactttttaaaaagtgttcacacATTTAAGAAATTGTTTATGTGTAACTATAAAAAGTGTTAACGCATGGTGAACATTTTATATTACACGACAAACATGTTTGAATTACGCCATGAAATAAACTAGTGCACGATAGCAAAGATTTCAAAATACTATGTTTTTTAAATATGTGATGAGTTTCTTAACATGATGAATATTCTATAACACACATATAATATTTTCTAATACACATGAACTTTTGTTATATCCCCGATCATTTCTTCAATCTACGTGAACACACTAATATTTTTAGCTCGTGTATTTTACCCAAAAGTATAGCAGAgtgaaaataaaatgtaaagataaccgaaaaataaaataaaataatagggCGTTCACTACACTAGCACTTTTACAAAGTGCGTTGCTAACTTTTTCTGTTTTAGAAGAAGTATATGTTGGTAGTCCTTTTTACTAAAAAAAATCCACGAAATAGCAGCGCCCACTGGACTCTACACCCCGTCATGTGCAGCCCACGAGAGATGTTCACCCATCAAAAAAAAACATTGCACTGTTTCACTGGTCCACGTAGCATGAGCATGCGAGCTCGTCCACCATATCGCCTCTCTGCGTGCAGCTATTGTCTCTTCGAGTtagctactacctccgtctaggtgaataagtcattcacgtagttctaggtcgataatttaactatctaaatatgtattatatgtgacaaaaatatatatttagaaactacatccgtgtaaaaatctagtgatatacttttcatgacatataataAATATTTAATTCCTCAAAAGATAGACAAATGGTAGATAAAAGTGGATAACAGAACACAAGGATCGTAAAAATTTGGCTGGACAAAGGGATTCTAATAATCCATTGCAATGGCAATTACACAACTGGGGTTTTTCTTTGAAAAGGAGGTTCGAATCTGCGGGCTCTGCATCCAAGGATGCACGGAGTCATTTTTATTATATTATTCAACAAAGTTTAACAAAACAAATACATTGATCAACCCAAAATCATTTTCCTGACAATCTCCGCTACACCTATAAGCTTGATGATGTGGCATGACCTTGCACCAACACACACCATCTAAACCGATGGCCTCGCCAAGCTGTCCCACAACAAGCCGAGAGCCCCAACCTATCAAGCAAACCCTCAGCATGCACCGCATTAACACGCTCTAGAATCTGCCGTCGTCATCTTCTGTTGTCCCATCTTTAGGAGGGATCAACGCAATGAACTTGCGAGGCCCAACTGTCGtagacgccaccacgacgccagacagcatAACCACCCTGCGTGCTTGTCTATCCACTCGCGCTGATGCGGCTGAACTGCAGGGCACTGATGGCCCCCGCACATCCGAGGATGTTGATCTGCAGCTTAGTCAAGTCATTTATCTGTGTGAACTGCAATAGTATTGTAGGGACGCGTATCTagctcgagctcaaatgagctcggatgAACGGTAAAataaaaagaatgaaaaaaattcAGAATGTTTTTAgtggtaaactttgacaaatgttgtAAGTGCTTGCAAATTTTTCATCATTATATAACATTTGTGAAAGTCGTGAaaaaaaatcgatgctccaaaaatTCTACTTTCtaaagcattttggagcactgatTTTGTTTTTTGGCACACTTCCACGAATGTGATCCCATCATGAAAATTTCCAGACACTTAGGTCATTTGTCAAAGTTTACCAGAATAAAAAGACATATTTTTTTACTTGGTTTTCAATTTTTCGATTATACTATTcatccgagctcatttgagcttgaGCTTTGAAGGGTACTTTCAGTACTGTAGCAGGTGCCTCTTGGCACATGGTCAATGTATATGATGCTCAAGGTTTGTAGCTTGCCAATGAGGATGCTTGGAACACGGACGTAGCCAGCGGCTCACCCGGCGGCGGAGCTGCGCTGGACGGGGTATCTCTTGGGAGCACACTAAGGCAGCCGCGACGGCGTGGAAGCAAGGCATGAGTTTTTGCGGTAACTGGCGACGAAATAATAAcgtgtgatggcttgttcttttcACCGGCTCTACATTTAAAAAAGAGGTCAAAGGGGAAAGTCACCTTCTcagcccgagctcaaatgagctcagaTGAACTGTAAATCAAAttttaaaaattgaaaaaaatgttcTTTATGATAAACATTGAGAAATGTTCTAAGAGCTTGCAAAATCTCATCATGGAGTCACATTTGTGGAAGTTGTAGTAGCATATCGATTTTTCCTTGCCACGCCTTCTCCGAATGTGATTCCATGATGAAATTTTGCAATCTCTTAGAAcatttgtcataaaaatatattttaATTGTTTTCAGTTTTACTGTTCATCCAAGTTCATTTGAGCTCGGGTTGAGAAACTCTTTGTCCAGTCAAAGGTTCTGTTATTAGACAGAGAATATACTTTGGAATTAATATCAAAGTTTTTAATGGTAGCCAAACACTTCAAAGTAAACTACACTGTAGTAGTATTTTTTAAAATACTAAGaaaatactttgctatcaaacaaAGCCTAAATCTAGCACATTAAAAGAGGCAGCCATTCACTGGTCCGCACCTGGCTGTTTAATTTTTTTTAATGTTTTGTGTTGACATAGCAATGTGGTTGTCAAAAAGGGGGGGAAATATGTTCTGACTCACTGTTGAAGTGATCCTAGTAATGACTTCAGCTATACAATCATGTTCCGTGGACTATTCTCATCTTGTTTCATGGTCCTATAGGTATTAATGAATCTTGAGCTCTATCATCAAGTGTTCAAGGTTAGTGGTCCTACTGCGATCTTGAGTTGTGTCGAGAGAAACAAAACAGCACATTGCTGATTAACTTTATTGTGGATAAGATAATTAGGTGACCACCTCCATCGTGGATGTCTGTGGTGCACGACGGCAAGCAGAATTAATTCTAGGATAGCAACGTGCAGCTACCTCTTTGTCTTAGCTACAAAAGATACACAAAAGGTAGATAAAAGCAGATAAAAAGAGATGAAGATGCGGTTAAATTAAGGACATGATATATTGTGATCCGTCTAGACTAGGGGCATGTTAAAAAACCGTAGAAAAATGAGTATTACATGGATCCTCTTGGGGCCTGGGCAAAGCAAAAATGCCAAACTTACAGTAGTAAGCAAAGAGGATgtaagagggaccatgttaaaattgctttattaCTCAAAGCAAATAGAGTTGCCCTCCACATAATCGTAGAAATTACATTTCCATTTTATTTATACATTTATTCGCTGAATGGCACGCACcagccatgcacgcacgcacaTGTGACATTATATATGGGCACACACAGAAATGATCGTTGATCATCATAAGTAAGGAAGACCACAAGGAGTAGTACGTCCTCTACTTACTGATCCATGTGTAAATCATTTCGGGCGGGGCAGAGGACGATCTGGTAGTTTGTTCCGGCGGGACATGTGAAGGTGCTGGTCTGGTCGTCCTTGGCGTAGCTGTAGGCGTCGGGGCACTTGCCCTTGAAGAACCTCGAGTAGTTCGTCGGCGGGCAGTTGTGCTCGAACTGGCCCCGGCAGCAGTACGTGTCGCCGCCGAACTTGCCGCACGCGCTCGCGCACCCTCCCGGCACCTGCAGCTCCGGCAGGCACTCCCTGGTGATGTCCACGGCGCAGGTCGCCGCACGGCACGGCGCGCCGGCGACGGGCTGGAAGCTCATGGGCGTATTGAAGCCGTCGATGACGGACAGGTCGAAGAAGTCCTGGCTCCCGCCCCGCCCCAGCGTGTACTCGGCCAGCGTGGCGGGCTGCTCGCCTGACACGCGGCAGGACAGCGCGCCCGCGCAGTCGCCGGTGATGCAGTGTCCGCGGCCGCTGCCGTCGAAGGTGCACCCCGTGCGCGGCCACACCCTGGCGCCCGCGGTGCCGGCTGGCATGTTGAGCTGCCACGACTGGCCCGGGTCTAGGCGCGCGCCGCCGCCTGGGAGCGCGCCCGGCCATATCGTGTAGGAGCACCGGTTCACCACGGTTATGGTGGTCGCCTTGGCCgcggcgacgaggacgaggacgagggcgaTGAGGTGGAGGATGAGCGACGACGTCATGGCTGCTGCCGTTGAATGGTGGTTTGGCGGTGTTGCAACGGAGGTATTTATTGCCGAGGCGTCCATGCATAGGCTGCTATAGGCTGGTTTGGTGGCGTGTCCAAATCCAGGCCAGCTTGCCTAGTAGACATTTTCCACGGCGGCGTTTGCATCATGCAATTAATATCATTATAATGTAAGGTGCTAGAAGGCCAGAATCAGTGAATCACTACCAGAAACATTATCGTTTAGAAAGACAAAAAACAGCAgaaacatttaaaaaaattgtcACCTCCTTTATTCATTCATAAGGATAGTAGCATCACTTACAATAGGAGGAATAACCACATCCAGGGCGGTGTCCATCTAGATGGTTATAGAAGAGAATCTAGTTATCCTAGCCAGCTCATGAGCTACTTGATTTCTTTTTTTATTACAATGATCATAGATGACATGAGTAAAATGAAGCGACATAAGATAACAACCATCAAAGATAATAGAATCTACTAAAGAAGAGTAACCATCAATTAGGGCAGCAACAATCTCCACACTATCAGAGTTTACTTCGATCTTACTGTACACTATCAGCAACAGTCTCcacactaagagcatctccaacagccgcgcaacACGTCGCGTGCAAAAAACTCATTTACTGTGTGCTGTTCGCCTGGTTTGGCGTGGccggcagcgctggctccagcagcggcGTGAAAATTGAGCGCGCGCGTAGCTCCAGCGGCGGCGCAAAAAGGCAGCGCACGCTATACATTGCgtacatttttttaataaaactaaaataaaattcatagataaaataaacgatacatagatattttacatagttccaTAGCTAGATAGATAATAAAAACTAGTAGATAGTGCAACTACCACCTACTCCCAGTCGAcggcaccatcatcatcatcaccatcctcgctGCTGTCGTCCGAGGTATCGAGCCATATGTCCGTCCAACGATCATCGTCAGACGTAAAGATCGTATGCCCACCATTCTCAACGATTTCGCACTGCGCTATCGCCAGGGCCTTCCGTCGACGCCTGTCCAACCGTCGGTCGTGGCGCCTTTGCTCCTCCTCCTTGCGGCGCCTTGCCCATTAGGTTTGCTCGTAggtgacgtcctccgggtggcacCGGTGCCACTCCGTCATGACCCGCTCATCCtcctgggcgacgaggaggcggcgctgccgctcGGCATGGTCCGCACGGTCTTCTGCCGTGTTAAGACGAGGCGACGGGGCACGGTCCAGCGCCTGCTGGTGCGTGTAGACGTCCTGGAAGTTCATCTGCGTGCGCGGCCtgcctaggcgccacgccgccgcgtcgtatgcGCGGGCGGCCTCGCGCGCCATCCCGATGGTGCCGAGGCCGAGCCGAAGTTTGCCGGACCGTATCTCGGAGTAGAAACCGCCGTTGGGGCGctggcggacgccgcggtagcccgacgctcctcggcggcgcggcggcatgatggcgcgtcggtggcggggcgctggagcaGTGGGGGCGCGCGTGGCAGCGGAAGCAACGAGGAAGCGGTGGAGGCGCGCGTGGCAGCGGAAGAGGAAGGGAAGTGTGTGGAATAGGCGCGTGGCGAGCGCCGCAATTTAAAGGCGCGCCGGAAGCGGTGCGCCAAAAATAACGCGCGATTTTCtcgccaccgctggagcgcgccGAAACGTCCCGCACGCGCAAAATAATCGGTTTACCGTGCGCGCGCCTTTtcgggcggctgttggagatgctctaaacatTTGTTCCAAACGTCACTCAACTGCCTCCGTCGTGAATCGTGAATGAGTCAAAGCAAAGATCAACCACTTCATGAGTTCCCCTGGAGCATGTCGACATCAAAAGCCGCATACACGTTTACCTTAACGTAGCCCTATCTTGGTTTCAACATAGTGGCTGATCTCACTTTGGCGTTTTTGGACTGTACGAGATAATATAGTTAGCTGCTAAATATCTTACCGCCATATTAATTTGAGCAGCGTGTTGTGTTTCTTCTCCGTGTCCATTCACGACGCTCATACCACAAGTACCAGACTGTCGTTGAAACATTATTTAGTTGACCGGGTCTTAAAACTCCATGACAGTAGAGTCCAAGTATTGCACATGTTAGCGAGCCCTTGACCAGCGAAGGGTGGCCCACCCGTCAGAGTAGGGCTCATTGGAAAGTTAGCAAATTACTTACCTCTTGAGAAAAAAATGTTTTCTGCGGAGGGCTATCATTAATCAAGGAATCGGAGAACGCCCGTACGTCAGGTACGAGTACATGGCAAATCGAAC comes from Triticum aestivum cultivar Chinese Spring chromosome 5B, IWGSC CS RefSeq v2.1, whole genome shotgun sequence and encodes:
- the LOC123110142 gene encoding alpha-amylase/trypsin inhibitor, which encodes MTSSLILHLIALVLVLVAAAKATTITVVNRCSYTIWPGALPGGGARLDPGQSWQLNMPAGTAGARVWPRTGCTFDGSGRGHCITGDCAGALSCRVSGEQPATLAEYTLGRGGSQDFFDLSVIDGFNTPMSFQPVAGAPCRAATCAVDITRECLPELQVPGGCASACGKFGGDTYCCRGQFEHNCPPTNYSRFFKGKCPDAYSYAKDDQTSTFTCPAGTNYQIVLCPARNDLHMDQ